In Streptomyces puniciscabiei, a single genomic region encodes these proteins:
- a CDS encoding diaminobutyrate--2-oxoglutarate transaminase family protein: MHGEARAVHEGILRRQSARESSARTYARALPIVPVRARGLTIEGADGRRYLDCLSGAGTLALGHNHPVVLEAIRRVLDSGAPLSVLDLATPVKDAFITELFRTLPPGLADRARVQFCGPAGTDAVEAALKLVRAATGRTGILAFTGAYHGMTAGALAASGGARDVQVARLPYPQDYRCPFGVGGPHGAELAARWTESLLDDPKSGVPLPAGMILEPVQGEGGVIPGPDDWLRRMRRLTADRSIPLIADEIQTGVGRTGAFWAVDHSGITPDVMVLSKAVGGSLPLAVIVYRDDLDVWPPGAHAGTFRGNQLAMAAGTATLAFVRENGLAERAADLGSRMLNRLGELADTFACVGEVRGRGLMLGVELVDPAGAVSEPLDHHPAASDPEPPHAPRPAAPELAVAVQRECLQRGLIVELGGRHSAVVRLLPPLTISEEQAAAVLDRLSDAVAAVARDHEEHGPQHGRHHGPGRRAG; this comes from the coding sequence ATGCACGGGGAAGCGCGTGCTGTGCACGAGGGGATCCTCAGACGCCAGTCGGCGCGTGAATCCTCCGCCCGTACCTATGCCCGGGCCCTGCCCATCGTCCCGGTCCGGGCGCGAGGGCTCACCATCGAGGGCGCCGACGGCCGCCGCTACCTGGACTGTCTCTCCGGCGCCGGCACCCTCGCCCTCGGGCACAACCATCCGGTCGTCCTGGAAGCCATCCGCAGGGTCCTCGACTCCGGCGCTCCGCTCTCCGTCCTCGACCTGGCGACCCCCGTGAAGGACGCCTTCATCACCGAGCTGTTCCGCACCCTCCCGCCCGGCCTCGCCGACCGCGCCCGCGTCCAGTTCTGCGGTCCGGCCGGTACCGACGCCGTCGAGGCCGCACTCAAACTGGTCCGCGCCGCGACCGGCCGCACCGGCATCCTCGCCTTCACCGGCGCCTACCACGGCATGACCGCCGGCGCCCTGGCCGCCTCCGGCGGCGCCCGTGACGTCCAGGTCGCCCGCCTGCCCTATCCGCAGGACTATCGCTGCCCCTTCGGTGTCGGCGGACCGCACGGCGCCGAACTCGCCGCCCGGTGGACCGAGTCTCTTCTCGATGATCCCAAGTCGGGCGTGCCCCTGCCCGCCGGGATGATCCTCGAACCCGTCCAGGGCGAGGGCGGGGTGATTCCCGGCCCCGACGACTGGCTGCGCCGTATGCGCCGGCTCACGGCGGACCGGTCCATCCCGCTGATCGCCGACGAGATCCAGACCGGAGTGGGCAGGACGGGCGCCTTCTGGGCCGTCGACCACAGCGGCATCACCCCCGACGTCATGGTCCTGTCCAAGGCCGTCGGCGGCAGCCTCCCGCTGGCAGTGATCGTCTACCGCGACGATCTCGACGTCTGGCCACCCGGCGCCCACGCGGGAACCTTCCGGGGCAACCAGCTCGCCATGGCCGCGGGCACCGCGACCCTTGCGTTCGTCCGAGAGAACGGCCTCGCCGAACGAGCGGCCGACCTCGGCTCCCGCATGCTGAACCGCCTCGGGGAACTCGCCGACACCTTCGCGTGCGTGGGCGAGGTGCGGGGGCGTGGACTGATGCTCGGGGTCGAGCTGGTGGACCCGGCGGGCGCCGTTTCCGAGCCCCTCGACCACCACCCCGCGGCCTCGGATCCGGAACCCCCTCACGCTCCCCGTCCGGCCGCGCCCGAACTCGCCGTGGCAGTGCAGCGGGAGTGTCTCCAGCGCGGCTTGATCGTCGAACTCGGCGGCCGCCACTCGGCCGTGGTCCGGCTGCTTCCACCGCTCACGATCAGCGAGGAGCAGGCAGCGGCCGTTCTGGACCGCCTGTCGGACGCGGTGGCCGCGGTCGCTCGCGACCACGAAGAGCACGGCCCACAGCACGGCAGACACCACGGCCCTGGCCGGCGCGCGGGCTGA
- the hflX gene encoding GTPase HflX: MTSSSSPSQDTKRLAHAYPEGLRADALMEEDVAWSHEIDGERDGDQFDRSERAALRRVAGLSTELEDVTEVEYRQLRLERVVLVGVWTTGTAQDAENSLAELAALAETAGALVLDGVIQRRDKPDAATYIGSGKAQELRDIVLETGADTVICDGELSPGQLIQLEDVVKVKVIDRTALILDIFAQHAKSREGKAQVALAQMQYMLPRLRGWGQSLSRQMGGGRGGLATRGPGETKIETDRRRIREKMAKMRREIADMKTGREIKRQERRRNKVPSVAIAGYTNAGKSSLLNRLTGAGVLVENALFATLDPTVRRAETPSGRLYTLADTVGFVRHLPHHLVEAFRSTMEEVGDSDLILHVVDGSHPNPEEQLAAVREVIRDVGATDVPEIVVINKADAADPLVLQRLLRVEKRSIAVSARTGRGLEKLLALIDDELPRPAVEVEALVPYTHGKLVARAHTEGEVISEEHTAEGTLLKVRVHEELAADLAPYAPVSAA; encoded by the coding sequence ATGACCTCCTCTTCTTCCCCTTCCCAGGACACCAAGCGCCTCGCGCACGCCTATCCCGAGGGTCTTCGGGCCGATGCCCTGATGGAAGAGGACGTCGCCTGGAGCCACGAGATCGACGGCGAGCGGGACGGCGACCAGTTCGACCGCTCCGAGCGCGCGGCCCTGCGCCGTGTGGCGGGCCTGTCCACCGAGCTGGAGGACGTCACCGAGGTCGAGTACCGGCAGCTCCGCCTGGAGCGGGTCGTGCTCGTCGGGGTGTGGACCACCGGCACCGCACAGGACGCCGAGAACTCCCTCGCGGAGCTGGCCGCCCTCGCGGAGACCGCGGGCGCGCTCGTGCTCGACGGCGTGATCCAGCGCCGCGACAAGCCCGACGCGGCCACCTACATCGGCTCCGGCAAGGCCCAGGAGCTGCGCGACATCGTCCTCGAGACGGGCGCGGACACGGTCATCTGCGACGGTGAGCTGAGCCCGGGCCAGCTGATCCAGCTGGAGGACGTCGTCAAGGTCAAGGTCATCGACCGTACGGCCCTGATCCTGGACATCTTCGCCCAGCACGCCAAGTCCCGAGAGGGCAAGGCGCAGGTCGCGCTCGCGCAGATGCAGTACATGCTGCCGCGGCTGCGCGGCTGGGGTCAGTCGCTGTCCCGGCAGATGGGTGGCGGTCGCGGCGGCCTCGCCACGCGTGGCCCCGGTGAGACCAAGATCGAGACGGACCGGCGGCGGATCCGCGAGAAGATGGCGAAGATGCGCCGGGAGATCGCGGACATGAAGACCGGCCGCGAGATCAAGCGGCAGGAACGCCGGCGCAACAAGGTGCCGTCCGTCGCCATCGCGGGCTACACCAACGCCGGCAAGTCCTCCCTGCTCAACCGGCTCACGGGCGCCGGTGTCCTGGTCGAGAACGCCCTGTTCGCGACCCTGGACCCGACCGTCCGACGCGCCGAGACCCCGAGCGGTCGCCTGTACACGCTGGCGGACACCGTCGGCTTCGTCCGGCACCTGCCGCACCACCTGGTAGAGGCGTTCCGCTCCACCATGGAGGAGGTCGGCGACTCCGACCTGATCCTGCACGTGGTGGACGGTTCGCACCCGAACCCGGAGGAGCAGCTCGCCGCCGTACGCGAGGTGATCCGGGACGTCGGCGCCACCGACGTGCCCGAGATCGTCGTGATCAACAAGGCGGACGCGGCCGACCCGCTGGTCCTCCAGCGGCTGCTCAGGGTCGAGAAGCGCTCCATCGCCGTCTCGGCCCGCACCGGCCGGGGCCTGGAGAAACTGCTCGCCCTGATCGACGACGAGCTGCCGCGCCCGGCGGTCGAGGTCGAGGCGCTCGTGCCGTACACCCACGGCAAGCTCGTCGCCCGCGCCCACACCGAGGGCGAGGTGATCTCCGAGGAGCACACCGCGGAGGGCACCCTGCTCAAGGTCCGGGTCCACGAGGAACTGGCGGCGGACCTGGCGCCGTACGCACCGGTCTCGGCGGCCTGA
- a CDS encoding ATP-dependent DNA helicase: MTKPSLPELLHAAVTAVGGTERPGQVTMAEAVAEAIDDGSHLLVQAGTGTGKSLGYLVPALAHGERVVVATATLALQRQLVERDLPRTVEALHPLLRRRPEFAMLKGRSNYLCLHRLHEGMPQDEEDGLFDQFEAAAPTSKLGQDLLRLRDWSDETETGDRDDLTPGVSDRAWAQVSVSSRECLGASKCAYGAECFAEMARERAKLAEVVVTNHALLAIDAIEGAPVLPQHEVLIVDEAHELVSRVTGVATGELTPGQVNRAVRRAAKLVNEKAADQLQTAAEGFERLMELALPGRLEEIPEDLGYALMALRDAARTVISAMGATRDKSVQDEDAVRKQALASVETVHDVAERVLNGSEWDVVWYERHDRFGASLRVAPMSVSGLLREKLFADRAVVLTSATLKLGGDFNGVGASLGLGPEGVEGEDLPKWKGVDVGSPFDYRRQGIFYVARHLSRPARDGERADMLDELTELIQAAGGRTLGLFSSMRAAQLAGEELRSRIPEFPILLQGEETLGELIKNFAADPKTCLFGTLSLWQGVDVPGPSCQLVVMDKIPFPRPDDPLMSARQKAVEDAGGNGFMAVAATHAALLMAQGAGRLVRASGDRGVVAVLDQRLATARYGGYLKASLPDFWYTTDRNQVRKSLAAIDAAAKATEAQQTEEK; encoded by the coding sequence ATGACGAAGCCCTCACTCCCCGAACTCCTGCATGCCGCTGTCACAGCCGTCGGTGGCACGGAGCGCCCCGGCCAGGTGACCATGGCCGAAGCGGTCGCCGAGGCGATCGACGACGGATCCCACCTGCTGGTCCAGGCCGGCACCGGCACCGGAAAGTCGCTCGGCTATCTGGTGCCCGCGCTGGCGCACGGGGAAAGAGTGGTCGTCGCGACGGCCACGCTCGCGCTGCAGCGCCAGCTCGTGGAGCGCGACCTGCCGCGCACGGTCGAGGCTCTGCACCCGCTGCTGCGCCGCCGCCCGGAGTTCGCGATGCTGAAGGGCCGGTCGAACTATCTCTGCCTGCACCGCCTGCACGAGGGCATGCCGCAGGACGAGGAGGACGGCCTCTTCGACCAGTTCGAGGCCGCCGCGCCCACCAGCAAGCTGGGCCAGGACCTCCTGCGGCTGCGGGACTGGTCGGACGAGACGGAGACCGGTGACCGGGACGACCTCACTCCGGGCGTGTCGGACCGCGCCTGGGCGCAGGTGTCGGTGTCGTCGCGGGAGTGCCTGGGCGCCTCGAAGTGCGCTTATGGCGCCGAGTGCTTCGCGGAGATGGCCCGCGAGCGTGCCAAGCTCGCCGAGGTCGTGGTCACCAACCACGCGCTGCTGGCCATCGACGCCATCGAGGGTGCGCCGGTGCTTCCACAGCACGAGGTGCTGATCGTGGACGAGGCCCACGAACTCGTCTCCCGGGTCACCGGCGTCGCGACCGGCGAGCTCACGCCCGGCCAGGTCAACCGAGCGGTGCGCCGCGCCGCCAAGCTGGTGAACGAGAAGGCCGCCGATCAGCTCCAGACCGCCGCCGAGGGCTTCGAGCGGCTGATGGAGCTGGCCCTGCCGGGCCGCTTGGAAGAGATCCCGGAAGACCTCGGTTACGCCCTGATGGCGTTGCGGGACGCCGCGCGGACGGTCATCTCCGCGATGGGCGCGACGCGCGACAAATCGGTGCAGGACGAGGACGCGGTCCGCAAGCAGGCGCTGGCCTCGGTGGAGACGGTGCACGACGTGGCGGAACGGGTCCTGAACGGCTCGGAGTGGGACGTCGTCTGGTACGAGCGGCACGACCGCTTCGGCGCGTCCCTGAGGGTCGCCCCCATGTCGGTCTCGGGCCTGCTCAGGGAGAAGCTCTTCGCCGACCGCGCCGTCGTCCTCACCTCGGCGACCCTCAAGCTGGGCGGCGACTTCAACGGCGTCGGCGCGTCCCTCGGCCTCGGCCCCGAGGGCGTGGAGGGCGAGGACCTGCCGAAGTGGAAGGGTGTCGATGTCGGCTCGCCCTTCGACTACCGCAGGCAGGGCATCTTCTACGTCGCCAGGCACCTCTCGCGGCCCGCGCGTGACGGTGAGCGTGCCGACATGCTCGACGAGCTGACCGAACTCATCCAGGCGGCCGGTGGCCGGACCCTCGGGCTGTTCTCGTCCATGCGGGCCGCGCAGCTCGCGGGGGAGGAGCTGCGCTCCCGGATTCCCGAGTTTCCGATCCTGCTCCAGGGCGAGGAGACCCTCGGCGAGCTGATCAAGAACTTCGCGGCCGATCCGAAGACCTGCCTGTTCGGCACGCTGTCCCTGTGGCAGGGCGTCGACGTCCCCGGACCGAGCTGTCAGCTGGTCGTCATGGACAAGATCCCGTTCCCCCGTCCCGACGATCCGCTCATGAGTGCCCGGCAGAAGGCGGTGGAGGACGCGGGCGGCAACGGCTTCATGGCGGTGGCCGCCACCCACGCGGCCCTGCTCATGGCTCAGGGCGCCGGCCGGCTCGTCCGCGCGTCGGGGGACCGGGGCGTGGTCGCCGTACTGGATCAGCGGCTGGCCACGGCGCGGTACGGCGGCTATCTCAAGGCGTCACTGCCGGACTTCTGGTACACCACGGACCGTAACCAGGTGCGCAAGTCGCTCGCGGCGATCGACGCGGCGGCGAAGGCGACGGAAGCGCAGCAGACCGAGGAGAAGTGA
- a CDS encoding trypsin-like serine peptidase, with the protein MRSIRPSFTVRRGRGPRRASPALAAVALASALALTATACNSDDKADGKPTASATAAGSGDGKIRIPDDLKQRLKEHGIDIDKWKNGAWKNWNKEDWLREANDFINPIIKGLWDPNRMRHANDPNKGVNDNDISGDQGVTDPTPQPVKAQAVTPPYHTNAATSGKVFFDSPEGHMVCSGTVVADPAHPGKSNLVWTAGHCVHAGKNGGWYRNMAFVPSYNNSGKSVAQLQNASRSEIAPYGVWWADAARTSQQWIDQGGETGGNGAPYDFAVIHVTPEQGNGGKSLEETVGGALPVNFDAPAVPKVSGITASGYPEAAPFDGQLLYQCTDKPGRLSIEQSAPTMYRIGCTMTAGSSGGGWVETGADGKPALVSNTSIGPVSSGWLAGPRFGSVAKGVYRSVSKKFAGQ; encoded by the coding sequence ATGCGATCGATACGGCCGTCGTTCACCGTTCGGCGAGGGAGGGGCCCCCGCCGTGCCTCCCCCGCACTGGCGGCGGTCGCCCTCGCCTCGGCGCTGGCGCTGACCGCCACCGCCTGCAACAGCGACGACAAGGCCGACGGCAAGCCGACCGCATCGGCGACCGCGGCCGGCTCCGGCGACGGAAAGATCAGGATCCCGGACGACCTCAAGCAGAGGCTCAAGGAGCACGGGATCGACATCGACAAGTGGAAGAACGGCGCCTGGAAGAACTGGAACAAGGAAGACTGGCTGCGCGAGGCCAACGACTTCATCAACCCGATCATCAAGGGCCTGTGGGACCCCAACCGGATGCGCCACGCCAACGACCCGAACAAGGGTGTCAACGACAACGACATCTCCGGTGACCAGGGCGTGACGGACCCGACCCCGCAGCCGGTGAAGGCTCAGGCGGTCACGCCGCCGTACCACACCAACGCGGCCACCTCGGGGAAGGTGTTCTTCGACTCCCCCGAGGGCCACATGGTGTGCTCCGGCACGGTCGTCGCGGACCCCGCGCACCCGGGCAAGTCCAACCTGGTCTGGACGGCGGGCCACTGTGTGCACGCGGGCAAGAACGGCGGCTGGTACCGCAACATGGCGTTCGTGCCGTCGTACAACAACTCCGGCAAGTCGGTGGCTCAGCTGCAGAACGCCAGCCGGTCCGAGATCGCCCCGTACGGCGTCTGGTGGGCCGATGCGGCGCGGACCTCGCAGCAGTGGATCGACCAGGGCGGTGAGACCGGCGGCAACGGTGCCCCGTACGACTTCGCGGTGATCCATGTGACGCCGGAGCAGGGCAACGGCGGCAAGTCGCTGGAGGAGACCGTCGGCGGGGCGCTGCCGGTGAACTTCGACGCCCCCGCGGTGCCGAAGGTCAGCGGCATCACCGCGTCCGGCTACCCGGAAGCGGCTCCGTTCGACGGGCAGCTGCTCTACCAGTGCACGGACAAGCCGGGCCGGCTGTCCATCGAGCAGTCGGCCCCGACGATGTACCGGATCGGCTGCACGATGACCGCGGGTTCCTCCGGAGGTGGCTGGGTGGAGACCGGTGCCGACGGTAAGCCGGCGCTGGTGTCCAACACGTCGATCGGCCCAGTGTCTTCGGGGTGGCTGGCCGGTCCTCGGTTCGGTTCTGTGGCCAAGGGCGTATACCGGTCGGTCAGCAAGAAGTTTGCCGGGCAGTAG
- a CDS encoding M1 family metallopeptidase: MLLNPRVGLRACSESRTQSRTQPRTHLQLSRRRKAALLASAVSLCLLAAAAPPKPLGVGDRLFPYLGNPGYDVASYDLSFTYPGSNDKPLQAVTTIDARTTADLDRINLDFTHGTVQSVDVDGRPATFTTAGEDLVVTPEHGLPEGSRTLITVRHTSDPAVAKDGDGGWVRTSDGLAMANQADAAHLVFPCNDHPSDKAMFTFHITAPKGYTAVANGLPVGVDRAGRTTTWTYRTQHPMATELAQVSIGRSSVLHRKGPDGLPMRDVVPSADAKALEPWLAKTPDQIAWMESKVGKYPFETYGLLMAQASTGFELETQTLSLFEKDLFTDPAYPKWYVESIMVHELSHQWFGDSVSPRTWSDVWLNEGHATWYEALYAEEHAHRPMADRMKTAYGASDRWRAAGGPPALPKAPAPGQKISIFRPNIYDGAALVLYALRQEIGRPAFERLERTWVRDYRDSTAGTADFIRLASTVSGRDLSDFFQAWLYGEKTPPMPGHPDWKPTSPPKAAKPRARR, from the coding sequence ATGCTGCTCAACCCCCGCGTCGGCCTCCGTGCCTGCTCCGAGTCCCGGACTCAGTCCAGGACCCAGCCCCGGACCCACCTCCAGCTCTCCCGGCGCCGGAAGGCGGCCCTGCTCGCCTCCGCCGTCTCCCTCTGTCTCCTCGCGGCCGCGGCCCCGCCCAAGCCCCTCGGCGTGGGCGACCGGCTCTTCCCGTACCTGGGCAACCCGGGCTACGACGTGGCGTCGTACGACCTGTCCTTCACCTACCCCGGCAGCAACGACAAGCCGCTGCAGGCCGTCACCACCATCGACGCCCGGACCACCGCAGACCTGGACCGGATCAACCTCGACTTCACGCACGGCACCGTGCAGTCCGTCGACGTGGACGGGCGTCCCGCGACCTTCACCACCGCGGGCGAGGATCTGGTCGTCACCCCGGAACACGGTCTCCCGGAGGGCAGCCGGACCCTGATCACGGTCAGGCACACCAGCGATCCCGCCGTCGCCAAGGACGGCGACGGCGGGTGGGTGCGCACCTCCGACGGACTCGCCATGGCCAACCAGGCCGACGCCGCCCACCTGGTCTTCCCGTGCAACGACCACCCGTCCGACAAGGCGATGTTCACCTTCCACATCACCGCCCCGAAGGGCTACACCGCCGTCGCCAACGGCCTGCCCGTCGGAGTGGACCGGGCCGGCCGCACCACCACCTGGACCTATCGCACCCAGCACCCCATGGCCACCGAACTCGCCCAGGTGTCCATCGGCCGGTCCTCCGTGCTGCACCGCAAGGGACCGGACGGGCTGCCGATGCGTGACGTCGTGCCCAGCGCCGACGCCAAGGCCCTCGAACCCTGGCTCGCCAAGACGCCGGACCAGATCGCCTGGATGGAGAGCAAGGTCGGGAAATACCCCTTCGAGACGTACGGCCTCCTCATGGCACAGGCCTCCACCGGGTTCGAACTGGAGACACAGACCCTGTCCCTCTTCGAGAAGGACCTGTTCACCGATCCCGCCTACCCCAAGTGGTACGTCGAGTCGATCATGGTGCACGAGCTGTCCCACCAGTGGTTCGGCGACAGCGTCAGCCCCCGCACCTGGTCCGACGTCTGGCTGAACGAGGGGCATGCCACCTGGTACGAGGCCCTGTACGCCGAGGAGCACGCGCACCGGCCCATGGCGGACCGCATGAAGACGGCGTACGGCGCCTCCGACCGCTGGCGCGCAGCCGGCGGCCCGCCCGCCCTGCCCAAGGCGCCCGCCCCCGGCCAGAAGATCAGCATCTTCCGGCCGAACATCTACGACGGTGCCGCGCTCGTGCTCTACGCCCTGCGGCAGGAGATCGGCCGGCCGGCCTTCGAACGCCTGGAGCGGACGTGGGTCCGCGACTACCGGGACTCCACCGCCGGCACCGCCGACTTCATCCGGCTGGCCTCCACGGTCTCCGGCCGTGACCTGAGCGACTTCTTCCAGGCCTGGCTGTACGGCGAGAAGACCCCGCCGATGCCCGGTCACCCGGACTGGAAGCCCACGTCGCCGCCCAAGGCGGCCAAGCCGCGCGCCCGGCGATAA
- a CDS encoding IucA/IucC family protein: MNATPTPGGSSGAPDEQGDSAAPASPVPLAESVPRQKRRTADLTRLPEPGADLLEHPDPHIAAEAAAVENLLRCWVRETNLVAPACGTLLLPLPASGTSLLVPVRYWSPTGSHRFGSPRLAGAPDAAPDVDAVTLAALLAREASGDTADASRGQASGTAVSHDDAELVARVADSLRRTATFVRDRREHPTDASDLFLSAEQALLLGHPLHPTPKSREGLTEAETRLYSPELRGSFPLHWMAVAPSLLATDSAWTERGRPVPAGHLTRRLAEADLPLPDSHAALPLHPWQARELRHREPVAALLDSGLLRDLGPLGTEWHPTSSVRTVHRSGAPAMLKLSLGVRITNSCRENLRKELHRGVEVHRLLRAGLFKQWQAVHPGFDIVRDPAWLAVDDPDGLPVPGLDVVIRHNPFGPTDEVGCVAGLVSPRPAPEPGIGNSSTQHRTWPMRSRLAELVARLAARTGRPVGAVAAEWFLRYLKQVVRPVLWLDSEAGVALEAHQQNTLLVLDGHGWPAGGYYRDNQGYYFRESRRADLDARLPGIGEHSDTFVSDEVTDERFAYYLAINNVLGLIGAFGSQRLADERLLLAAFRRFLSDVSTGPNALRTSLPRRLLDSPVLRCKANLLTRLHGLDELVGPVDTQSVYVTIANPLHS, from the coding sequence ATGAACGCCACTCCCACTCCCGGCGGCAGCTCCGGTGCTCCCGACGAACAGGGAGACTCCGCAGCCCCGGCCTCTCCGGTGCCGCTCGCCGAGTCCGTTCCCCGGCAGAAGAGGCGCACCGCGGATCTCACCCGACTGCCCGAGCCCGGCGCCGACCTGCTGGAACATCCCGACCCGCACATCGCGGCCGAGGCCGCCGCCGTGGAGAACCTGCTGCGGTGCTGGGTACGCGAGACCAACCTCGTCGCCCCCGCCTGTGGCACCCTCCTCCTCCCGCTTCCGGCCAGCGGCACCTCTCTGCTCGTGCCGGTCCGCTACTGGTCGCCGACCGGCTCGCATCGCTTCGGTTCACCACGCCTGGCCGGCGCCCCCGACGCCGCCCCGGACGTCGACGCCGTCACCTTGGCGGCGCTGCTCGCCCGTGAGGCATCCGGGGACACGGCCGATGCCTCCCGCGGCCAGGCATCCGGAACAGCCGTCTCTCATGACGACGCTGAGCTCGTGGCCAGGGTGGCCGACTCCCTCCGCCGCACCGCGACCTTCGTCCGTGACCGGCGCGAGCACCCCACCGACGCCTCCGACCTCTTCCTCTCCGCCGAGCAGGCCCTCCTTCTCGGGCACCCCCTCCATCCGACTCCGAAGAGCCGGGAAGGGCTGACCGAGGCAGAAACACGTCTCTACTCACCGGAGCTGCGCGGCTCCTTTCCGCTGCACTGGATGGCTGTCGCCCCCTCTCTCCTCGCGACCGACTCGGCCTGGACCGAGCGCGGTCGTCCCGTCCCCGCCGGCCACCTCACCCGGCGCCTCGCCGAAGCCGACCTGCCCCTGCCCGACAGCCATGCCGCTCTCCCCCTGCACCCGTGGCAGGCTCGCGAGCTGCGCCATCGCGAACCCGTAGCCGCCCTGCTCGACTCCGGCCTCCTCCGTGACCTCGGGCCCCTCGGCACCGAATGGCATCCCACCTCCTCCGTACGCACGGTCCACCGATCCGGCGCCCCCGCGATGCTCAAGCTGTCGCTCGGTGTGCGCATCACCAACTCCTGCCGCGAGAACCTGCGCAAGGAACTCCATCGGGGAGTCGAGGTGCACCGGCTGCTGCGCGCCGGCCTGTTCAAGCAATGGCAGGCCGTACACCCCGGCTTCGACATCGTCCGTGACCCGGCCTGGCTCGCCGTCGACGACCCGGACGGCCTGCCCGTGCCCGGACTCGACGTGGTGATCCGGCACAACCCGTTCGGCCCGACCGACGAAGTCGGCTGTGTCGCCGGACTCGTGTCGCCCCGGCCCGCCCCCGAGCCTGGAATCGGCAACTCCTCGACACAACACCGGACTTGGCCCATGCGCTCCCGGCTGGCCGAACTCGTGGCGAGGCTCGCCGCCCGCACCGGGCGGCCCGTCGGAGCCGTTGCAGCTGAGTGGTTCCTCCGCTACCTGAAGCAGGTCGTGCGCCCCGTCCTCTGGCTGGACAGCGAGGCAGGCGTCGCCCTCGAAGCGCACCAGCAGAACACCCTGCTGGTGCTCGACGGCCACGGCTGGCCCGCCGGCGGCTACTACCGCGACAACCAGGGGTACTACTTCCGCGAGTCCCGGCGAGCTGATCTGGACGCCCGGCTGCCCGGCATCGGTGAGCACAGCGACACCTTCGTCTCCGACGAGGTCACCGACGAACGCTTCGCCTACTACCTCGCCATCAACAACGTGCTGGGCCTGATCGGTGCATTCGGCTCCCAACGCCTGGCCGACGAACGACTCCTCCTCGCGGCCTTCCGCCGCTTCCTCAGCGACGTCTCAACAGGACCCAACGCCCTGCGCACCTCCCTGCCCCGTCGCCTGCTCGACTCACCCGTGCTGCGCTGCAAGGCCAACCTGCTGACCCGGCTGCACGGTCTCGACGAGCTCGTCGGCCCGGTCGACACCCAGTCCGTCTACGTCACCATCGCCAACCCCCTTCATTCCTGA
- a CDS encoding GNAT family N-acetyltransferase — protein sequence MPPTDANAGPGPATARPDAPAPTLVSVPGGSADPRTVHASPRSAPFTGFAIEDDDGDCEDTLDLHLPTDFLALFGGGTAYLLDQLHTWGSVVTRVGSFQLVPVRIDEDLSLIHRWMNDPVVAEFWELAGPQNRTEDHLRAQLDGDGRSMPCLGVLDGAPMSYWEIYRADLDPLARHYPARPHDTGIHFLLGAAADRGRGLGSALLRAVADLILDRRPACARVVAEPDLRNTPSIAAFLSAGFRYADEADLPGKRAALMIRDRVLREVL from the coding sequence ATGCCTCCCACCGACGCGAACGCCGGCCCCGGCCCCGCCACTGCCCGTCCGGATGCCCCCGCCCCCACACTCGTCTCTGTCCCCGGGGGCTCCGCCGACCCCCGAACGGTCCATGCGAGCCCCCGAAGTGCCCCCTTCACCGGGTTCGCGATCGAGGACGACGACGGGGACTGCGAGGACACACTGGATCTGCATCTGCCCACCGACTTCCTCGCCCTCTTCGGCGGAGGCACGGCCTATCTGCTGGACCAGCTCCACACATGGGGTTCGGTGGTCACTCGTGTCGGCTCCTTCCAGCTGGTTCCCGTCCGCATCGATGAAGACCTGTCACTCATCCATCGCTGGATGAACGACCCCGTCGTCGCGGAATTCTGGGAGCTGGCCGGGCCCCAGAACCGGACGGAGGACCACCTGCGCGCTCAACTGGACGGCGACGGACGCAGCATGCCGTGTCTCGGCGTACTGGACGGCGCCCCTATGAGCTACTGGGAGATCTACCGGGCAGACCTGGATCCCCTGGCCCGCCACTATCCGGCCCGTCCACATGACACCGGGATCCACTTCCTCCTCGGCGCGGCCGCGGATCGAGGGCGGGGGCTGGGATCCGCCCTGCTGCGAGCCGTGGCCGATCTGATCCTCGACCGGCGCCCCGCATGCGCACGGGTCGTAGCGGAACCCGATCTTCGCAACACCCCCTCCATCGCGGCTTTCCTGAGCGCCGGCTTCCGGTACGCGGACGAGGCCGACCTGCCCGGCAAGCGGGCCGCCCTCATGATCCGGGACCGGGTCCTGCGCGAAGTTCTGTAG